The following are encoded in a window of Scophthalmus maximus strain ysfricsl-2021 chromosome 6, ASM2237912v1, whole genome shotgun sequence genomic DNA:
- the ptgis gene encoding prostacyclin synthase, whose product MLWTLVLLLIGLFIIVLLYSTRTRQKNEPPLDKGSIPWLGHALEFGKDAAKFLARMKEKHGDIFTVCVAGHYVTVLLDPKSFDAVINDTEFLDFTRNRNQLLKRIFSLQLPSVKPAAERTWMKRHFQGHGLSKLSSSMNIHLQSLLLSDHRDCGPSKWRQEGLFSLCYSLLFRAGYLTLFESTDNAAAVYKEFRKFDNLLTKVARSSLNRGESKTANSSRERLWELLSQGRLSGRSETGSWQQSYHHFLQEQGVDAEMQTRALLLQLWTTQCNAGPAAFWLLGFLLTHPEAMEAVRSEVGHLISQDTHRQHPPTDLLEAHSTPVLDSVLSETLRLTAAVMISREVVQDKTLHMANGQEYHLRQGDRVCLFPFLSPQMDPEIHQDPQLFKYDRFLNEDITVKDKFYKDEKILKYYTLPWGAGGNICSGKDFAVQTVKQFVFLLLTHLDIETCDPDDKLPPVNPSRYGFGMLQPDGDLQVRYRLKEPLYEI is encoded by the exons ATGTTATGGACGCTGGTCTTGCTGCTTATTGGACTGTTTATAATAGTTCTCCTTTACTCAACTCGCACAAG ACAGAAAAATGAGCCACCTCTGGACAAAGGTTCCATCCCGTGGCTGGGGCACGCGCTTGAGTTTGGAAAAGATGCTGCAAAGTTTTTGGCCCGGATGAAAGAGAAACATGGGGATATCTTCACA GTCTGTGTTGCTGGTCATTACGTGACAGTGCTGCTGGACCCAAAGTCTTTTGATGCCGTGATAAACGACACCGAGTTTTTGGACTTCACCCGCAACAGAAACCAGCTACTGAAACGGATCTTCAGTCTTCAGCTGCCAAGCGTCAAGCCCGCCGCAGAGAGGACATGGATGAAACG GCATTTTCAAGGCCACGGTTTGTCCAAGCTCAGCAGTTCCATGAACATTCACCTTCAGAGCCTGCTGCTGAGCGACCACCGAGACTGTGGCCCTTCAAAGTGGAGGCAGGAGGGGCTCTTTAGCCTGTGTTACAGCCTACTCTTCAG GGCTGGATATCTTACATTGTTTGAGAGCACAGACAATGCTGCTGCGGTCTACAAAGAGTTCCGCAAGTTTGACAATCTCCTCACCAAAGTAGCCCGCTCCTCACTCAACCGAG GGGAGAGCAAAACAGCCAACTCATCCCGGGAGCGACTGTGGGAGCTGCTGTCCCAGGGCAGGCTGAGCGGCAGGTCAGAGACGGGCTCCTGGCAGCAGAGCTACCATCACTTCCTGCAGGAGCAGGGCGTCGATGCAGAAATGCAGACAAGGGCTttactgctgcagctgtggacCACACAG TGTAACGCTGGACCCGCTGCCTTTTGGCTCCTCGGCTTCCTGCTCACTCACCCTGAGGCCATGGAGGCTGTAAGATCCGAGGTCGGACACCTTATTTCCCAGGACACTCACCGACAGCATCCTCCCACCGACCTGCTGGAAGCACACAGCACGCCTGTGCTTG ATAGCGTTCTGAGCGAGACCCTGCGGCTCACCGCTGCAGTAATGATCTCCAGAGAAGTGGTGCAGGACAAGACGCTGCACATGGCCAACGGACAGGAGTACCACCTCAGACAGGGGGACAGAGTTTGTCTGTTCCCCTTCCTCAGCCCTCAAATGGACCCAGAGATACACCAAGACCCACAG CTCTTCAAGTACGACCGCTTCTTAAATGAAGATATTACAGTGAAGGATAAATTCTACAaggatgaaaaaatattgaagtACTACACCCTGCCTTGGGGCGCAGGGGGAAACATCTGCAGCGGGAAAGATTTTGCTGttcaaacagtcaaaca ATTTGTGTTCTTGCTCTTGACCCATCTTGATATTGAGACGTGTGACCCGGACGACAAACTGCCGCCAGTAAATCCCAGTCGCTACGGCTTTGGAATGCTGCAGCCGGACGGAGATCTGCAGGTTCGATATCGGCTGAAGGAGCCTCTGTATGAAATATGA